From the Malaclemys terrapin pileata isolate rMalTer1 chromosome 11, rMalTer1.hap1, whole genome shotgun sequence genome, the window GCATTCTTTATGCTCTGTCTGAACCCATTGTGGTATTAAACTGGCTTTGTTCCACCCACAAGAGTGGGCGATGTGATTCCCAGGAGGATATGGGATTGAGCATCATCCGAATGCATGGCAGTTTTGGGCAGGAAACGTAGACTGCCGTCTCCAGGGGGTTCAATCAGTCAATGGTACCAGCGCTCTTTACAGAGCATGGTGTATGCGCCAGTGAGTTCTTTGATGGCTGCTGAGTCCAATGGGCTAGTGACAGCACCGGAGGGCACACCCACGCACGAGCAATGCTCTGAATCCAAGCAGCagattctttcctcctctgacGCTGGTCATCACAAAACTTGATCCAGTCCACCTCGCAATGCTTCGCTCTATCTACAAGCTGACTCCGTCAACCAGAGCGGCACTCTGCATTCCTTTCCCAATCATCCACAGCGATTCCAAAGGATACAAAGTCCTCTTTGCAAGCATCCCAAAATCTGCGCAGTGGTCTGCCTCTCTAGACCCTTCGCGAGTTTCAGAATACAGCACGCTCTTCGGTAGTCCAGCACTCGCTTGACCTGTCCAAGCCACCTAAGTCTTTTCTTACTAATGAATGTTCCCGTGAATGACGTACCAGCATGATTTAACACTTCCATGTTTGTCACGCTATCTTGCCATCTTAATCAAAGAATTTTACACATGTATCTGATACGAAGTGGGGAATATCGGCATTCCTCTGTCCAACTCGCCTGAGGGGCCTATCTGGTAAGTGTGCTCAGAGAGCACTTACCGCATGAGCCCTTATTCGTGAGTTGACACAAAACGGGGTGGGAGAGGAGTGCCTTCTTCCAACACTTTTAGCCCAGAGGTTAGGGTACAcagctgggatgtaggagacccccagttcaagtctTCCCTCCAGCTGAGAGAGGAGGAAGTTGACCACCTTTTAGATGAATGCCGTAACCACCGAGCTAAGGGATAGTCTCACGTGGGACTCCTTCagtctcttgttgaagctgttccacagtAGCTAAACAATGAGCGAATCGTTAGGATCCAAAGTGGTATTTGGAATCTTCCTCATGTTATTTAAAACAAGCCAAATTAGTTTGTGAGGACAAAACAGATGTTCTTTTCTCACTGAGGTTTCACATAGACTTGTTCTCCCTTGCTCCATAGGTCAGAGAGATTTGATAGATGGATAATAAAATGGCGTTGGTTCCCTATGACGACAGTGCGGTCTGGGGATTGCAGAAGTTCCATAAATCTTCATCTGTGTATCACTTTGCCAGCCACACAATCCAAATCAAACAAAACTGGAAGCAACTGGGTGTAGCAGCAGTCGTATGGGACGCGGTACGTAtgattaaaatacaaatatttcaatttgtGCAGAACATGTGTCTGTTTCAAGTCCAACTCCTAATAATACTGAGCTTTTATGTAGTGCCTTTCATCAGGATACCTCAAAACTCTTTACAAAAGGAGGCCAGTACAatgattcccattttatagacaggTGAAATGACATGCCCAGCAGCCTAGGAGAGCTGGCTGCAAATTTTCTGCATGAgaagttttttccccaattgaaaagtgcaaaaaaaatctttttatggTACATTGTCAGCATGATCAAAACTTTCCATTTTGCACAGTTTTCtgcaacatttaaaaattgaTACTTTGATCTAAATGCtcaatatttttagatttttttgttgttagaTTGCTAGTGTACTGGAACCTGTATTTTCAGTaagaaaatccattttttttggtAGATGAAAAATGTTGACAATTACTGCAATAGAAAgtttaacattttgaaaaaaaaaaaaacccatgaaagACTTTGTGGGAAATGGGGCCACTTTCAAGACTTATCACAAAGttgttttcccattttttttaaccaagtcttaataataataaaataatacttagtatttgcatagctcttttaatcttcaaagcactggACATCCACTAATCCCCACACCACCTTGATGAGATAGTTAAGTAGCGTCATGTAGTAGCTAGAGAACCCGAAGCACAGGAGTCGTCAGTGATCGACCTTGTATTGGAATTTAGCTGTACCTGTGTCGTAGTCCTGTGCTTTGACCACTAAATCATGCCTCTCTCTCTGATCATAAATAATGAGTTTGGCAATTTAACTGCTCGTATTAATTGGAGCGTATACGCTAGCACAGCTATCATTCCGTTCCTAAGGATAAGTCTGATATTGATGAGACAGAATTTTCTATAGCAGATGCTCTTGCGAAGTCCTGATTTGGGTGTGGGAACTTGCTTAACAGTAGCTCACATTGGATTTAACTTGTACTTAAATAGAAGTGCTCTTTAATCCATTACGCTCAACTGCTTGACCTTCACACACATTATGGAAGAGCATGCCAAGCATGCACCAAGATTAAACCGAAAGGTTTTGGAAAGTTGTAAGAAATACGATAAAGGGCAATGGTGCATCTCAACGGTTCTGCAATTTTGCATTCATTTTTGCATCAACAAAAATCCTGCTTTTCCTTTCTTAGTGCAACTATTTCTTTTTCTGCTTCCTTCTGTTGTGTTTTGGATTTAATGAAGAAACAGTCCcatgtcattattttaacctacTTTGCAGGATTGATTGGACATTCCTCTCTGCCTCTCATCAGCCTTTGTATAACATGGATGGCAAAGTATACCTGTAGACTTGAGGTGTTTGATTGTATCTTGCAACCTTCTCTACTGGTTTCAATCAGAAATACTGTGGTCTGGCATCACTAAATTACCCCCAAGTCTTAATTAGTCCTGTCTCTTGGTTCAGGCTGTCGTCCTGTGTACTTATCTGGAGATGGGAAGTATTGATCTACAAGGGCGCTCAGTGATTGAACTAGGAGCAGGAACTGGATTGCTGGGAATAGTGGCCACGTTATTGGGTAAGTTTTTCTTTAAGAAATCGGTGCTGCCGTAAAATTCACACATTAGGTGACAGGGCTGCTGTAACAGCTAAGCGATGTGACCGTTACTGTGATGTTTCCTCTGTGGCTCATCTTCCTTATTAGGCTTTAGAGCCTCCTGCATTATTTATTGTGGTGATGGTGCTACACCAGGTTTCTTCATAGTAGAACCCCCTTAAGGCTGCCTGCTGTTTCCGTGGCAGTGAGCTCAATGGCATCCCCTTCTTTTCTGTAGCTGTTCTCCCCCAGGGAATAAATGCTGTGCTTGTGTCCTTCAGCTTTATTAATACTTCACATTTTGTATACTGAGCTCCAGCAACAGatagcaaagcactttacaaagatgcaTAAACGTTATTAACCCTATTTtgcaggcagggaaactgaggcatggagcaattaagcaacttgcccaagttCTGTCAATCActcagtggcagggccaggaactgaactcaagtctcctgatctagtctgatgtcCCATCCACGGTGCTGCGCTGCCTCCCCTTTACAATGGATGTGCATAGTGAGTCACGGCATCGCTAGACCAACAGCGGGGCCAGTCATAAGTCTGGTATCTCACAGCCCTAGCTTTGCTTCCTGCTGTATTCGCTCATTGATTGTTTCAGAGTTTCATTAGACACCCTAGCGGTAGCACAGACTAAGAGTAAAGGTAGCACTGGACTCCTTTGCCTGACCACCGACAGCTCTTGGCAGATGCTCAATTCCAGTAACATGAACTAATATTAGTTTGATTCTCGTTTGAAAAGCAACCGgtatttaatcattttaaaactaGCACCATCTTTATCTGGGAAACTCACTCGTTCTAATTGTAATTAATTCCTGCACTGTATGTGTTAACAATACATTATTACCCCACGCCCCCCTGggaggcatggatcagcattcacgtcGCATGCCTCCTCAGTACCCAGTCCAAGCTGGggagctaatgatccaaccagcggaccaaattcagggatgaatcctggtcatgtgccgcCTGAGTCACGTTGCACATACGCTAAGAAGACTCCCCCGCTCTTACTTCTTTTTTCTTACCTTTGCTGTAACCATAGGATTTGATCCTGCAATTGGTTCTGTGTAGGTGGACTTGATTGGAGCCCTaggtggggattttcaaaagcattcagtttAGCCTAATTCTGTACCCAGtgtagtcaatgagagttttaccattgacttcattaggccAATGAGTTCTTCTgctaatttacatcagtgtagaagtggggtgggagtggtctgactctgatcccactgaagtcagtggagttatgacAGTTTACCCCGGCCGAGGATCTGCTCCAGTGTgccaattcttaatttttaagtCCTCTTTAACATGTGTTAACTAGCACAATTCTATAATCTAGTGCAGACAGCACACAAGTTTGTGTACTGCCTAAACTTGCCATGCTGATCATATCTCATTGAACTAAAATAGGACTACATTCAAGTGTAGATGTCCCTTTAGTCATAAATTCTAGCCACTATGACAGACttccttttaaaatggaaatgaaaggaaggaactcaaatgtgaagttgcaggactactaactgtcatctgtaacctatcatttaaatcagcttctgtaccaaatgactggaggatagctaatgtgatgccaatttttaaaaagggctccagaggtgaccctggcaactacaggccagtaagcctcacttcagtaccgggcaagtTGGGTGAAAATATCGTAAAGAACAAGATTGTCAGACGCATAGATGAACAtattttgttgggaaatagtcaatgtggtttttgtaaagggaaatcatgcctcaccaatctactagcattctttgagggagtcaacaggcatgtggacaaaggagatccagtggatatagtgtatttagattttcagaaagcctttgagaaggtccctcaccaaaggctcttaagcaaaataagcagtcatgggataagagggaaggttctctcatggattggtaactggttaaaagctaggaaacaatgggtaggaataaatggtcagttttcagaatggagagaggtaaatagtggtgtcccccagggatctgtacttggcccagtcctatttagcatattcataaacaatctggaaaaaggggtaaacaggtggcaaaatttgcagatgatacaaaactactcaagacagttaagtccctggcagactgcgaagagctacaaaaggatctcaaaactggcagatgaaatttaatattgataaatgcaaagtaatgcacattggaaaacataattctaagtatacatatacaatgatgggttctaaattagcctgttaccattcaagaaagagatctggaagtcattgtggatagttctctgaaatcatccactcagtgtgcagcggcagtcaaaaaagcgaacagaatgttgagaatcatcaagaaagggatagataataagacagaaaatatcatattgcctctatataaatccatggtacgtccacatcttgaatattgcgtccAGATGTGGtcgacccatctcaaaaaagatacattggaattggaaaaggttcagaaaatagcaacaaaaattattagggatatggaacggcttccgtatgaggagagattaataagactgggacttttcagcttggaaaagaggctactaaggggggatatgatagaggtctttaaaatcatgagtggtatagagaaagtaaataaggaaatgttatttactcctcctcataatacacctctacctcgatataacgctgtcctcgggagccaaaaaatcgttataggtgaaaccgtgttatatcgaacttgctttgatccaccggagtgcgcagccccgccctcccccccccgagcgctgctttaccacgttatatccgaattcatgttatatcgggtcgcgttgtagcggggtagaggtgtacaagaacaaggggccaccaaatgaaattaatagatagcaggtttaaaacaaacacaagaaagtattttttcacgcaatgcactgtcaacctctggaactccttgtcagacggtgttgtgaaggccaatactataacgagGTTCAAAAggaagctagatagattcatggaagatagccattgttggacctattagtcaggatgggcaggcatggtgtctctagcctctgtttgccagaagctgggaatgagtgacaggggatggatcacttgatgattacctattctgttccttccctctggggcacctggcattggccactgtcagaggacaggatactgggcttgatggacctttggtctgacccagtatggccgttcttatgttcctatgttaaaaaaaaaaatcaaatatttattaaactataagaacatcagaatgaccgtactgggccagaccaatggtccatctagcccagtatcctgtcttcccacagtggccaatgccaggtgcttctgagacaatgaacagaacagggagtcatcgagtgatccacctctgttgtccactcccagcttctgccaaacagatgctagggatacccagagcatggagttgagtccttgaccatcttggctaatagtcattgatggacctgtcctccaggaacttatctaattttctttgaaccccgttatagtttaAAACCGTGCCCAACttcaaataaaatattgcaaCCATTAACTTAAACATCCATTGAAAAAAATAGCTGTGTCTAAGGCTCTTTGGTTCCCCATCTGCTCTGTCTGGGTGCCTAGGGGTAATCTGATGCTGCTACACCAGGGCAAAAATCAGATGAGATTTTTTTATAATCATCTCCCACCATTTATTCTGTTGTTTCCTTCAATTGGCAATTGGCTCCGTCTTTCTAAAAAGAAATAGTCATTTATTCCAAAAATGATTTTGATCTGATAGTACTATTTTTACCattaaacataaataaaactaaatattCCAAGTGTCAGTTGACTTAAAATCAAGCATctcagtaaatattttcattgttATTCAGTAATTTTGTTAACTCTTAATGGAAACGAGCAATTGTATTCCAAAAGCTGTATCGGTGGGCATCAGTTATTTGTCTTGACACTTACACTCCTTGTGCCACACAGGTGCTCATGTCACCATCACAGACAGGGAAGCCGCACTGGAATTTCTCGAGTCAAACGTTCAGGCTAACTTACCTCCCGACCTCCAGCCGCGAGCTGTGGTAAAGGAACTGACTTGGGGAAGAAACTTGGGGAACTTCTCACCAGGAAAGTTTGACTTTATCCTGGGCGCAGACATCATTTATCTGGAAGACACCTTTGCAGATCTGCTTCAGACACTGGAGCACTTGTGCTCAGAACATACTGTTATTCTGTTATCGTGTCGGATTCGCTATGAACGGGATCAGAATTTCCTGGAGATGCTGAAGGGACGATTTTCGGTACGTGAGGTCCACTACGATCCTAGTAAGGATGTACGTGTATTCAAAGCACGGAGGAGCATTCACAAGGAAGACTTTTGACTGCATTTCTTTTCTCTAATATCAAACACTACTTGAAGGTTTGCTACTATTATTTCTACTACATATACTCTACTTGTACCGATGAGCTTAATTTCAAAGGGATCCATCCACTTATGCCATATCTGTCGCCATGGTATCTGAGCCCCTTTGAAGTTTGTATGCTCCGCCCCTCATGTGTATAAGACTCATTGTCAACATTCTCATTATCACTGAGTGAGCTTAGAAAAGGTCATTTTAAGAACCGGTTTAAACTTTTTCAGCCAAGAGACTCCCTGTGAAAAATAGAGTTTAATTGAAAACAGTTGTTTTGCTGGAATATATCATTTCATGAAGGTTGTTCAGTTGTTTGACAGAAAATTACAAACAATtttcttgtttcaaaatgaacatttcctTTTAGTTCTTGTAAATTGATTTTCAAAATATCAGATTTTGgggttttcctcctcctcttttgtcCCCATTTTTGCCACCAAATAGAATAAATAGAATGAAGGATGTTGAGGGTTTTTCCTTTCACCACTTCTATTTTTCCCttcattgtttttctctttccttgcTGTAACTTTTCAAAGCTCCCTGATCTTTGAAAAGTTCAAGTGGAAAAATGTAAACTAAACGGTGTAGAGACAAGTAACTGTCCCAGGACATCCCATTGTGGCCTAGGACAGCCCAAAGGCaccctgccttagtttccctctGAGTTCTGCCAAAATAATTCAGTCATAAGCAAAGTCTTTGAAACAATATTCCTCTTCtcctggagtctgatttgttcAATATAATTCGACTCCCACAAAGCTTCCTTTCTACTCTTCTTCAGATTTAGGGTCTGAGTCTGCCTTGTGACTGGGGCTTTAAAGTTTGGCCTCCCCAGCATGTAACTTACCTCGCAAATCTGGGATCTCACAGTCCTCCATCCTGTGTGCTGGTTGACTTCTTTATCCAGCAACTCCTTAGTGTCCCCTTAGTGCCTCTCCCTTATATATCCCTAGGCGTGGCCTGACTTAGTCACATGACCAAAATCATTTTCTCACCTGGGGAGGCAAGTTAGGCTTGTCACAGGAGGACTGAGGCCCATcttcccttaaagggccagctgcaGCTATTGCCATTGTAGTGCCGTAATATGGACGcttcctacatcaacagaaagtgGTAGCTAGGTCCTATGGGGTGGAGCTTTTGCCTCCCTTTTATCCTTGCTCTCCCCAACTATAGGGTGCCAGCGTGAGCCCTGGTCCTCCCACTCCCACCAGGTTCCTAGGGAGGGTGTGTG encodes:
- the METTL21A gene encoding protein N-lysine methyltransferase METTL21A; this encodes MDNKMALVPYDDSAVWGLQKFHKSSSVYHFASHTIQIKQNWKQLGVAAVVWDAAVVLCTYLEMGSIDLQGRSVIELGAGTGLLGIVATLLGAHVTITDREAALEFLESNVQANLPPDLQPRAVVKELTWGRNLGNFSPGKFDFILGADIIYLEDTFADLLQTLEHLCSEHTVILLSCRIRYERDQNFLEMLKGRFSVREVHYDPSKDVRVFKARRSIHKEDF